The Megasphaera vaginalis (ex Bordigoni et al. 2020) genomic interval CTTAGGTGAGAAAGATTCATTTCATGCCTTCTTTTGTGAAAACAAGAACTTAATATAACGAAAATGTGTATATTTACATTTTATCATCTACACTTTAGCTCCGTCTATAATGGGATAGAAATTATCAATTTGTTAAATAATTCACAACAAGGTATTATGTGCATGGTTAAAGAAAACAACATATCACATAAGGTTAGTGAAGAGTTGTAAAAATGATTTGTTTTTACATTTACATTAAGAAGAAGGAAGCGCTTATATATGCAGATTTCAGGAACTACAAAACTATTGGGATTAATTGGAACGCCTGTTGGACATTCTCGATCTCCACAGATGTACAATTATTGTTTTCAAAAGTTTAATCAAGACTTTGTGTATTTGGCGTTTGATGTTGCCTTGGAAGATGTTGGAAAAGCTGTTCAAGCTATTAAGACGTTGAATATTCGTGGGGCAAATGTGACGATGCCGTTAAAAAATGCAGTTATTCCGTTTTTGGATCACGTATCAATGGCAGCACAGGCTATTGGGGCAGTAAACACGATCGTAAATGAAGGTGGTGTTCTTACTGGACATAATACCGATGGAGTCGGTTATACATTAAACTTGAAGTCAGGAGGTGTTGCTGTCAAAGGTAAAAAAATGACCTTAATTGGCGCTGGCGGCGCTGCTTCAGCTATCATGACCCAGTGTGCTTTAGAAGGTATTCGGGAAATATCGGTGTTTAACATCAAAGATGGATTTTGGCCGCGCGCAAAAGCTAATCTTGAAGCTGTTCGTAAAGCGGTTCCGCATATCAAGTTGGCCTTATATGATTTATCTGATAAGGAATTGCTCAAAGAAGAGGTCCGTTCTAGCGATATCCTTTCTAACGCGACTCGTGTTGGAATGGCACCTCATGACAATATTAGTATTGCTGATGGGATGGAAGATATGCTTCATTCGGGATTGGCAGTTGCTGATACCGTATATAATCCGGTGGAAACGAAATTCCTGATGCAGGCTAGAAGTGCTGGGTGCCGCATTTTTGATGGATTAGGGATGTTGCTTTTCCAAGGAGCAGAAGCGTATCGGCTCTATACTGGTGCAATGATGCCGGTTGATGAAATTAGGAATGTACTTTATAGGTAAGTTTTTTGCTTTATTAAAGACCATGAATATATTAAAATATTTATATTTTTTTGTGAGGAGTGATAGCATATGTCTAAAAAATATCCAATCACAGTAAGTTCTTGGACACTTGGGGATCAATGCAAATTTGAAGAACGTGTCATTGCCGCGAAAGAAGCAGGCTTTGAAGGTATCGGCTTACGTGCTGAAACATATGTGGATGCATTAGCGGAAGGATTGCATGATCAAGATATTTTGGATATTTTGGCCAAACATGGTATGAAAGTAACTGAAGTTGAATATATTACCATGTGGGCTGAAAACAATCGGTCGTATGAACAAAAGTACAAAGAACAAATCTGTTTCCATATGTGTGATCTATTTAATGTGCAACATATTAATATAGGTTTAATGGAGAAATATTCCGTAGAACATACGGCGCAAAAGTTAAAAGAATTATGCCAGCGTGCCGGTAAATATATCATCGGTGTAGAACCGATGCCGTATTCGGGTATTCCCGATATTAAGACGGCTTGGGCTGTTGTTAAAGGCAGCGGCTGCGACAATGCCAAATTGATTTTGGACAGCTGGCACTGGATTCGCGCCAACCAGTCGTACGATCCGTCCTATTTGGCAGATATTCCGGTAGACAAAGTTATTTCGATTCAAATCAACGATGTACAGCAGCATCCGTATGCCGTCACCATTCTTCGTGATGAATCCATGCATGATCGTATGATACCCGGTACAGGTTATGGAGATACGGCGGGCTTTGTTAAAATGATTCATGATAAAGGTGTTGAACCGAAAGTTTGTGGCGTAGAAGTTATCAGTGATGAAATTGTTGCTAAAGGCGTAAAAGAAGCGGCTAAGTTAAACTTCGAAGGCACTAAAAAAGTATTGGCTCAAGTTTGGCCGGAAATGTTGGAAAAATAAGTAGCTGACTATTCATCTATGTCGAGTATTGAGAGGAGTTTTAGTTATGGAAGCAAGAATTAATGGACATACGCAGCTGTTTGGCTTGTTTGGTTCACCAGTAGGACATTCAGGATCTCCTGTTATGTATAATTACACCTTCGCTAGCCTTGGTATCGATGCCGCCTATTTGGCCTTTGATGTACAGATCGATCAGCTGCCCGCTGTCATTCAGGCCGTGCGGACTTTGAATATCGGCGGCTTTAATGTTACCATGCCATGCAAGACAGCGATCGCTCAGTATCTCGACGAATTATCGCCGGCAGCTAAACTGATCGGTGCTTGCAATACTGTTGTCGTTAAAAATGGGAAATTGGAAGGAAACAATACCGATGGAATCGGCTTTGTTCGCAATTTACAGGAAAACGGCGCTGACGTAAAAGGCAAGAAAATCGTTCTCTTAGGTGCCGGCGGCGCGGCTACGGCAATCGCTTGTCAAACGGCGCTTGACGGTGCTGCCAGTGTAGCTGTTTTCAACCGTAAAGATGAATTTTATGCCAATGCCGAAAAGACGACGGAAAAGATCAAAGCGGCCGGCTTGGATTGTCAAGTCACCGTTAGCGATTTAGCTAATGATGATGTTTTGAAAGCTGCTATCGCTTCGGCCGATATCTTGGTCAATGCAACAAAAGTCGGGATGAAACCCCTCGATGAACAGACATTGGTGAAAAAAGAATATTTCCGCAAAGACCTCATTGTTGCTGATACTGTTTATAATCCAAAAGAAACGCTGATGATAAAAGAAGCGAAAGAAGCCGGTTGTGAACTGGCTGTTGGCGGTATAGGCATGCTCCTTTGGCAAGGAGTAGCGGCGTTTAAACTGTTTACCGGGAAAGACATGCCTCACGAAGAAGTGTTTAAAAAGTTTTTTGCCTGATTACGATAATAAGGAGGTCTATCCATGAAATTTAAAGCGATGTTTCAACCCATTCAGATCGGCTCAGTTACGGTTCCTAATCGCTTTGCGGTTCCCCCTATGGGTAATAACTATGCCAATACAGATGGTACCTTAAGCGATCGGTCTGTTGCATACTATGCAGCTCGTGCTAAAGGCGGTTTTGGGTTGGTTACCATAGAATCAACCGTTGTATATAAAGAAGCTAAAGGCGGCCCGAGAAAGCCTTGCCTTTTCTCTGATGATACTGTTGACAGTTTTCGCAAAGTGGCGGACGCTATCCATGCGAATGGGGCTGTCGTTTCGATCCAGTTGCAGCATGCCGGTCCGGAAGGTGATTCTGCCTTAACCGGCTATCCTTTGAAAGCGGCCAGTGCTATTGCTCCTTCTTCGGGACGTGAAGTACCGGTAGCCATTTCGCGTGAAGAAATTTATAAATTGATTGAATGTTACGGTGACGCTGCCGCTCGGGCACAGCGAGCCGGCATCGATATGGTGGAAGTCCATTGCGCCCATGGATATTTGGTCAGTACCTTTATTTCATCACGTACGAATAATCGTCTTGATGAATTTGGCGGTTGCTTCGAGAATCGTCTGCGCTTACCGCGTTTGATCATTGAAAACATCCGCAAGAAGACAGGCGGTACGATGCCGATTTTATGTCGTATCAACGCCAGTGATGACATTGAAGGCGGACAGACGAATCAAGATGCGGCAACGGTTGCTGCATATCTCGTTGAAGAATGCGGTATTGATGCCTTGCATGTCAGCCGCGCCGTACACGTTCACGACGAATTTATGTGGGCACCGGGCGGTGTACATGGCGGCTTTAGCGCTCCTTTAGTCGAAGAAATTAAACGGGCCGTTAACGTACCTATCATTACTGTCGGCCGTTATACGGAACCGCAGTATGCAGAACTTATGGTTCGCGAAGGCAGAGCCGATATCGTTGCCTTTGGCCGTCAAAGTTTGACAGATCCTGAATTGCCGAATAAGGCTAAAAACGATGAGCTCGACAGCTTAACGCCTTGTATCGGCTGTCTCCTCGGTTGTGTTCCTTATATGTTCAGCGGTCAACCGATCACCTGTGCCTTGAATCCGGCTTGTGGTCGTGAAATAGAAATAAAACCGGCGGTAACGAAGAAGAAAGTCGTCGTTGTCGGTGGTGGTCCCGGCGGTTTATATGCCGCTCGGATTTGTGCACAACGCGGTCATGCCGTAACGTTGTTGGAAAAAAGCGACAGCTTAGGCGGCAACTTCCGTTTGGCAGCGTATCCAGCTGAAAAAGGTGACCTCACAGGGGCTATCCGCAGTTATATTGTGCGCGCAGAAGAAGCCGGTGTAGATATCAAATTAAACACGGAAGCCACTGTCGATATGCTGAAAGAAATGAGTCCTGATGCCGTTATTTTTGCCTCAGGCTCTATCCCCTTAATCTTAAATATTCCTGGTTTAGCTGATTGCGGCTATATTACGGCACAAGATATGCTGGCAGGGAAGTATGAAATCGGCGAAAAAGCACTTGTCGTTGGCGGCGGTATGGTTGGTTGCGAAGCGGCACAGTTCCTCTGCGAACGCAATCATGCAGTCTCGATCATCGAAATGAAAAATGAGCTGGCAGGAGACGTTTCGAAAGAAAATAGAGTGTATATTTTTAATGACTTCAAAAAACATAACGTTCAAGTTGTTGCCGGTGCCAAAGTTACGGAATTTTTCAAAGACGGTGTCAACTATGTCTTAGCCGACGGTACGACAGGCGAATTGAGAGGCTTTGATCACATTATCTTGGCCATGGGTTCGCGTAGTTATAATCCTTGGAATGATGAA includes:
- the aroE gene encoding shikimate dehydrogenase, which gives rise to MQISGTTKLLGLIGTPVGHSRSPQMYNYCFQKFNQDFVYLAFDVALEDVGKAVQAIKTLNIRGANVTMPLKNAVIPFLDHVSMAAQAIGAVNTIVNEGGVLTGHNTDGVGYTLNLKSGGVAVKGKKMTLIGAGGAASAIMTQCALEGIREISVFNIKDGFWPRAKANLEAVRKAVPHIKLALYDLSDKELLKEEVRSSDILSNATRVGMAPHDNISIADGMEDMLHSGLAVADTVYNPVETKFLMQARSAGCRIFDGLGMLLFQGAEAYRLYTGAMMPVDEIRNVLYR
- a CDS encoding shikimate dehydrogenase, whose product is MEARINGHTQLFGLFGSPVGHSGSPVMYNYTFASLGIDAAYLAFDVQIDQLPAVIQAVRTLNIGGFNVTMPCKTAIAQYLDELSPAAKLIGACNTVVVKNGKLEGNNTDGIGFVRNLQENGADVKGKKIVLLGAGGAATAIACQTALDGAASVAVFNRKDEFYANAEKTTEKIKAAGLDCQVTVSDLANDDVLKAAIASADILVNATKVGMKPLDEQTLVKKEYFRKDLIVADTVYNPKETLMIKEAKEAGCELAVGGIGMLLWQGVAAFKLFTGKDMPHEEVFKKFFA
- a CDS encoding sugar phosphate isomerase/epimerase family protein; translated protein: MSKKYPITVSSWTLGDQCKFEERVIAAKEAGFEGIGLRAETYVDALAEGLHDQDILDILAKHGMKVTEVEYITMWAENNRSYEQKYKEQICFHMCDLFNVQHINIGLMEKYSVEHTAQKLKELCQRAGKYIIGVEPMPYSGIPDIKTAWAVVKGSGCDNAKLILDSWHWIRANQSYDPSYLADIPVDKVISIQINDVQQHPYAVTILRDESMHDRMIPGTGYGDTAGFVKMIHDKGVEPKVCGVEVISDEIVAKGVKEAAKLNFEGTKKVLAQVWPEMLEK
- a CDS encoding FAD-dependent oxidoreductase; this translates as MKFKAMFQPIQIGSVTVPNRFAVPPMGNNYANTDGTLSDRSVAYYAARAKGGFGLVTIESTVVYKEAKGGPRKPCLFSDDTVDSFRKVADAIHANGAVVSIQLQHAGPEGDSALTGYPLKAASAIAPSSGREVPVAISREEIYKLIECYGDAAARAQRAGIDMVEVHCAHGYLVSTFISSRTNNRLDEFGGCFENRLRLPRLIIENIRKKTGGTMPILCRINASDDIEGGQTNQDAATVAAYLVEECGIDALHVSRAVHVHDEFMWAPGGVHGGFSAPLVEEIKRAVNVPIITVGRYTEPQYAELMVREGRADIVAFGRQSLTDPELPNKAKNDELDSLTPCIGCLLGCVPYMFSGQPITCALNPACGREIEIKPAVTKKKVVVVGGGPGGLYAARICAQRGHAVTLLEKSDSLGGNFRLAAYPAEKGDLTGAIRSYIVRAEEAGVDIKLNTEATVDMLKEMSPDAVIFASGSIPLILNIPGLADCGYITAQDMLAGKYEIGEKALVVGGGMVGCEAAQFLCERNHAVSIIEMKNELAGDVSKENRVYIFNDFKKHNVQVVAGAKVTEFFKDGVNYVLADGTTGELRGFDHIILAMGSRSYNPWNDEVSKFVPQTFVIGEAFKAPGSALTATTDAFNAALEI